In a single window of the Bos javanicus breed banteng chromosome 16, ARS-OSU_banteng_1.0, whole genome shotgun sequence genome:
- the CCNL2 gene encoding cyclin-L2 isoform X2 has translation MNDSLRTDVFVRFQPESIACACIYLAARTLEIPLPNRPHWFLLFGATEEEIQEICLKILQLYTRKKVDLTHLESEVEKRRHALDEAKAQAKGLLPGSTQVLDSASRFSPAPKPVESPKEGKGNKPSPLSVKNTKRKVEGVKKTKADSPVNGLPKGQGSRSRSGSHEQSYSRSPSRSASPKRRKSDSGSTSGGSKSQSRSRSRSDSPPRQAHRGAPYKGSKVRSYRRSKDCKYSTQKPHKSRSRSSSRSRSRSRERADTSGKYKKKSHYYREQRRERSRSYERTGHRYERDHPGHSRHRR, from the exons ATGAATGACAGCCTTCGCACAGATGTTTTTGTGAGGTTCCAGCCTGAGAGCATCGCCTGTGCCTGCATCTATCTTGCTGCCCGGACGCTGGAG ATCCCTTTACCCAATCGTCCCCAttggtttcttttgtttggaGCAACTGAAGAAGAAATTCAAGAAATCTGCTTAAAAATCCTGCAGCTGTATACTCGGAAAAAG GTTGATCTGACTCACCTGGAGAGTGAAGTGGAGAAGCGCAGGCACGCCCTCGATGAGGCAAAGGCACAGGCCAAGGGCCTGCTGCCCGGCAGCACCCAGGTGCTGGACAGTGCATCGCGGTTCTCGCCTGCCCCCAAACCTG TGGAATCCCCCAaagaaggcaaaggaaacaagcCTTCCCCACTCTCCGTGAAGAACACCAAAAGGAAAGTGGAGGGTGTGAAGAAAACCAAGGCGGACAGTCCGGTGAACGG CTTGCCGAAGGGGCAGGGGAGTCGAAGTCGGAGCGGGAGTCACGAGCAGAGCTACTCAAGGTCCCCGTCACGTTCCGCGTCCCCTAAGAGAAG GAAAAGTGACAGTGGCTCCACATCTGGTGGGTCCAAGTCACAGAGCCGCTCTCGGAGCCGGAGTGACTCCCCACCACGTCAGGCCCACCGGGGCGCCCCCTACAAAGGCTCCAAGGTGCGGAGCTACCGAAGATCCAAGGACTGCAAGTACTCTACCCAGAAGCCACACAAGTCCCGTAGCCGGAGCTCCTCCCGCTCTCGGAGCCGCTCACGGGAGCGGGCGGATACTTctggaaaatacaagaaaaaaagtcattacTATAGAGAACAGCGACGGGAGCGTTCTCGGTCTTATGAGCGAACGGGCCATCGCTATGAGCGGGACCACCCTGGGCACAGCAGGCACCGAAGGTGA